A genomic segment from Phragmites australis chromosome 6, lpPhrAust1.1, whole genome shotgun sequence encodes:
- the LOC133920549 gene encoding putative germin-like protein 2-2, with amino-acid sequence MASRMLLLALLAMACCRAIASDPSLLQDFCVADKLSQVRVNGFACKDPKDVVVGDFTFSGLHMAGNTTNKQGSAVTAANVAQIPGLNTLGISVVRIDYAPNGLNPPHIHHRATEILTVLEGSLYVGFVTSMPDNRLISKVVKKGDVFVFPKDLPHFQFNYGTDNAVVLAVLSSQNPGVIPIASTVFGSNPSISDDILAKAFQVDKTTVDWIQAQF; translated from the exons ATGGCCAGTCGGATGCTCCTCCTTGCTCTGTTGGCGATGGCATGCTGCCGTGCCATCGCTTCGGATCCGAGCCTTCTCCAGGACTTCTGTGTGGCAGACAAGCTGTCTCAAG TGCGTGTTAATGGATTTGCCTGCAAAGACCCAAAGGATGTTGTTGTCGGAGACTTCACCTTCTCCGGTCTTCACATGGCCGGCAACACGACCAATAAGCAGGGCTCCGCCGTGACGGCAGCCAATGTCGCGCAGATCCCCGGGCTGAACACACTGGGGATCTCTGTCGTCCGTATTGACTATGCCCCAAATGGCCTCAACCCACCTCACATTCACCACCGCGCCACGGAGATACTGACGGTACTAGAGGGCTCACTCTATGTTGGCTTTGTAACTTCAATGCCAGACAATAGGCTGATCTCCAAGGTTGTCAAAAAGGGAGACGTCTTTGTGTTTCCCAAGGATCTTCCCCACTTCCAGTTCAACTACGGGACAGACAATGCAGTAGTTCTTGCAGTCTTGAGCAGCCAGAACCCCGGGGTGATCCCTATTGCTAGCACAGTGTTTGGATCGAACCCGTCTATCTCGGATGATATCCTTGCCAAGGCTTTTCAGGTGGACAAAACAACAGTCGACTGGATCCAGGCTCAGTTCTAA
- the LOC133920550 gene encoding putative germin-like protein 2-2, with product MAFRAFLLAAAIMALSCFHAIASDPSLLQDFCVVDKMSTVRVNGFPCKDAKDVVAEDFFFSGLHLVGNTTNKQGSAVTPVNVAQIAGLNTMGISLARIDYAPYGLNPPHTHPRGTEILTVLEGSLYVGFVTSNPDNKLFKKVLNKGDVFVFPQGLIHFQFNYGTNNAVALAALSSQNPGVITVANTVFGSEPSISDDILAKAFQVDKNTIDRIQAQF from the exons ATGGCTTTTCGTGCCTTCCTCCTTGCCGCGGCCATCATGGCTTTGTCATGCTTTCACGCCATCGCCTCTGATCCGAGCCTTCTCCAAGACTTCTGCGTCGTTGACAAGATGTCTACAG TGCGTGTCAACGGATTCCCATGCAAGGATGCAAAGGATGTTGTCGCCGAAGATTTCTTCTTCTCAGGCCTTCACTTGGTTGGTAACACAACCAACAAGCAAGGCTCTGCAGTCACACCAGTCAATGTCGCTCAGATCGCTGGGCTGAACACCATGGGCATCTCTCTAGCTCGCATCGACTATGCACCCTATGGTCTCAACCCACCTCACACACATCCGCGTGGCACTGAGATCCTGACGGTGCTTGAGGGCTCACTCTATGTCGGTTTTGTGACATCAAACCCGGACAACAAGCTATTCAAAAAGGTTCTTAACAAAGGAGATGTATTTGTGTTCCCTCAAGGACTAATCCATTTCCAGTTCAACTATGGAACAAACAATGCCGTTGCTCTTGCAGCATTGAGTAGTCAGAATCCTGGGGTGATAACAGTGGCCAATACTGTGTTCGGGTCGGAGCCATCCATCTCGGATGATATCCTTGCCAAGGCTTTCCAAGTGGACAAGAATACCATTGACCGGATCCAAGCCCAATTCTAA